The DNA segment ACTATTTCGGTTGATGATGCAGAAAAAAAGTAGCCCAGCCTGATACTTTCTTTTTAATGACATTGGCGCTCCGCATGGGGCGCACTCTTGACGAACTCACTCGCCAAATGAGCTTGAGTGAACTTCGGATGTGGATGGCTTTTGATCGCATTAATCCTATCGGTGATATTCGTAGTGATATTCAAACAGCACATATCGTTTCTTCTATTTATCACTCTCAAGGCGGTAAATGCACGCTTTCTGATGTGCTTTTACGATGGGATCCCAAAGCAACCCAAGAAAGTGATGATAGTTCTAATGGGTTAGAGAATTTCTTTCAGTCTATTTCAGAAAATTAATTATTTTTGCGAGGATAAAATGGCAAAACTGCGTGAACTGATTATTAAAATTTCTGCTAATTCTTCCTCGTTTCAATCTGAAATAGCGCGGGCTTCGCGTATGGGAGAAAACTATTATCGGATCATTGAGCAAGGCGGACGACGCGCCAGTGGAGCATCTCGTGAAATGCAACGCGCTATCCATGATCTAAATGGTGAATTATCGTCCATTAAAAATACCGTATCAGGCGTTGCGGGTGCATTTGCAGGGGCTTTTGCAACACAGCAACTTATCAATTATGCAGACACATGGAGTCAACTCAGCGGTCGATTAAAATTAGCGTCTACGTCGATGGAAGATTTTAAGCAAGCACAGCAAGAGTTAATGACGCTGAGCCAAAGAACGGGCACATCGATTGCAGCGAATACGAATCTATACAGCCGTGTTGCACAATCCATGCGTGATGCGGGTTATGCCTCAAGTGATGTTGCGAAAGTCACCGAAACCATTGCAACTTCATTAAAACTCTCTGGCGCCAGCGCTGAAGAAACCAGCTCTGTTATTACACAGCTAAGCCAAGCATTAGGTTCGGGAGTTCTTCGTGGTGAAGAATTTAATGCTGTCATGGAAAATGGTGGGCGATTAGCAAAAATGCTGGCTGATGGTATGGGAACGA comes from the Proteus appendicitidis genome and includes:
- a CDS encoding phage tail assembly protein T produces the protein MGRTLDELTRQMSLSELRMWMAFDRINPIGDIRSDIQTAHIVSSIYHSQGGKCTLSDVLLRWDPKATQESDDSSNGLENFFQSISEN